One genomic window of Scatophagus argus isolate fScaArg1 chromosome 16, fScaArg1.pri, whole genome shotgun sequence includes the following:
- the gtpbp1 gene encoding GTP-binding protein 1 isoform X1: MASIAAAHEPAISTGSIPLADALVPASIFAPDRGGCGDDAGDECFEDGDMLNGEPEDHGVDFTNKLALVSPNGEQYDSLLRQLRDRMEEGCGETIYVVGMGSDGGDWGLDEKDMEASVATVHSMCEQLDADLIPLRERNEAAGLVRDYLIRRRVGELDFLEVRVAVVGNVDAGKSTLLGVLTHGELDNGRGFARQKLFRHKHEMESGRTSSVGNDILGFDQEGQVVNKPDSHGGSLDWTKICEKSSKVITFIDLAGHEKYLKTTVFGMTGHLPDFCMLMVGSNAGIVGMTKEHLGLALALNVPVFVVVTKIDMCPANILQETLKLLQRLLKSPGCRKIPVLVQNKDDVIVTASNFSSERMCPIFQISNVTGENMDLLKMFLNLLSSRTSYRDDQPAEFQIDDTYSVPGVGTVVSGTTLRGLIRLNDTMLLGPDPLGSFIPIAVKSIHRKRMPVKEVRGGQTASFALKKIKRSSIRKGMVMVSPRLCPQATWEFEAEILVLHHPTTISPRYQAMVHCGSIRQTATILSMNRDCLRTGDKASVHFRFIKTPEYLHCDQRLVFREGRTKAVGTITKLLQSTNNMPSNSKPPQIKMQSTKKAPLRKEDGTTAAGEDGPTIAQSAGPNSTQPGEGDEDPQIKEGNKENKPKSGGGGRRRGGQRHKGKGQNISANSTAAPSSSGIGSC, from the exons ATGGCATCAATAGCAGCGGCGCATGAGCCTGCCATAAGCACAGGCTCCATACCGCTGGCTGACGCTTTAGTCCCCGCAAGTATTTTTGCTCCGGATCGGGGAGGATGCGGAGACGACGCCGGGGACGAGTGCTTCGAGGACGGGGACATGTTAAATGGCGAGCCCGAGGACCATGGGGTTGACTTCACCAACAAG CTGGCACTTGTTAGCCCAAATGGAGAGCAGTATGACTCGTTGCTCCGTCAGCTCCGGGACAGGATGGAAGAGGGATGTGGTGAGACCATCTATGTGGTTGGGATGGGCTCAG ATGGTGGTGACTGGGGTCTGGATGAGAAGGATATGGAGGCCTCCGTAGCTACGGTGCACTCTATGTGTGAGCAGCTGGATGCTGACCTCATCCCGCTCCGGGAGCGCAATGAAGCTGCCGGTTTGGTGCGCGACTATCTGATCCGCCGGCGTGTGGGTGAGCTGGACTTCCTGGAGGTCAG GGTTGCAGTTGTGGGTAATGTGGATGCTGGTAAGAGTACTCTGCTGGGCGTGTTAACGCATGGAGAGCTGGACAATGGCAGGGGCTTTGCCCGCCAGAAGCTCTTCAGACACAAGCACGAGATGGAGAGTGGCAGGACCAGCAGTGTGGGCAACGATATCTTGGGGTTTGACCAGGAGGGACAG GTGGTGAACAAACCAGACAGTCATGGAGGAAGCCTGGACTGGACCAAAATCTGTGAGAAGTCGTCCAAGGTCATAACCTTCATAGACCTGGCTGGCCATGAGAAATACCTCAAGACCACTGTGTTTGGGATGACTGGACACCTGCCTGACTTCTGCATGCTCATG GTGGGCAGTAACGCAGGTATCGTAGGGATGACCAAAGAGCACCTGGGTCTGGCCTTAGCCCTGAATGTGCCTGTGTTTGTAGTGGTAACCAAGATAGACATGTGTCCAGCCAACATCCTGCAAG AgacactgaagctgctgcagaggttACTGAAGTCTCCTGGCTGTAGGAAGATCCCCGTCCTCGTACAGAACAAGGATGATGTCATAGTCACAGCTTCAAACTTCAGTTCAGAGAG GATGTGCCCCATCTTTCAGATTTCCAACGTGACTGGAGAGAACATGGACCTGCTCAAGATGTTCCTCAatctgctctcctccaggacTTCCTACCGAGATGACCAGCCAGCTGAGTTTCAGATAGACGACACCTACTCTGTGCCG GGAGTGGGAACAGTAGTATCAGGAACTACTTTACGTGGACTCATTCGCCTGAATGATACAATGCTACTGGGGCCGGACCCCTTAGGCAGCTTCATTCCCATTGCTGTCAAATCAATCCATCGCAAGAGAATGCCTGTGAAGGAGGTCAGAGGTGGCCAGACTGCCTCATTTGCTCtcaaaaag ATCAAGCGTTCGTCCATAAGAAAAGGCATGGTGATGGTTTCTCCGAGGCTGTGTCCACAGGCCACTTGGGAGTTTGAGGCTGAGATCTTAGTGCTGCATCATCCCACTACGATATCCCCCAGATACCAGGCCATGG TCCACTGTGGCAGCATAAGGCAGACAGCCACCATCTTGTCAATGAACAGAGACTGCTTACGGACAGGGGACAAAGCTTCAGTCCACTTTCGCTTCATCAAAACCCCTGAGTACCTGCACTGTGACCAGAGACTGGTGTTCAGGGAGGGTCGTACCAAGGCTGTTGGTACCATCACCAAG CTGTTGCAGTCCACCAATAATATGCCATCAAATTCCAAACCTCCACAAATCAAAATGCAGTCTACAAAGAAGGCACCCCTCCGAAAAGAGGACGGCACGACGGCAGCTGGTGAAGACGGCCCAACGATAGCACAGTCAGCTGGCCCGAATTCGACACAACCT ggagagggagatgaagaCCCTCAAATAAAGGAGGGCAACAAAGAGAACAAG CCAAAGTCTGGGGGAGGTGGAAGGAGAAGGGGTGGCCAGAGGCACAAAGGAAAAGGCCAGAACATCAGCGCCAACTCCACAGCAGCTCCCTCCTCGTCAGGAATAGGAAGCTGCTGA
- the gtpbp1 gene encoding GTP-binding protein 1 isoform X2: MASIAAAHEPAISTGSIPLADALVPASIFAPDRGGCGDDAGDECFEDGDMLNGEPEDHGVDFTNKLALVSPNGEQYDSLLRQLRDRMEEGCGETIYVVGMGSDGGDWGLDEKDMEASVATVHSMCEQLDADLIPLRERNEAAGLVRDYLIRRRVGELDFLEVRVAVVGNVDAGKSTLLGVLTHGELDNGRGFARQKLFRHKHEMESGRTSSVGNDILGFDQEGQVVNKPDSHGGSLDWTKICEKSSKVITFIDLAGHEKYLKTTVFGMTGHLPDFCMLMVGSNAGIVGMTKEHLGLALALNVPVFVVVTKIDMCPANILQETLKLLQRLLKSPGCRKIPVLVQNKDDVIVTASNFSSERMCPIFQISNVTGENMDLLKMFLNLLSSRTSYRDDQPAEFQIDDTYSVPGVGTVVSGTTLRGLIRLNDTMLLGPDPLGSFIPIAVKSIHRKRMPVKEVRGGQTASFALKKIKRSSIRKGMVMVSPRLCPQATWEFEAEILVLHHPTTISPRYQAMVHCGSIRQTATILSMNRDCLRTGDKASVHFRFIKTPEYLHCDQRLVFREGRTKAVGTITKLLQSTNNMPSNSKPPQIKMQSTKKAPLRKEDGTTAAGEDGPTIAQSAGPNSTQPPKSGGGGRRRGGQRHKGKGQNISANSTAAPSSSGIGSC; this comes from the exons ATGGCATCAATAGCAGCGGCGCATGAGCCTGCCATAAGCACAGGCTCCATACCGCTGGCTGACGCTTTAGTCCCCGCAAGTATTTTTGCTCCGGATCGGGGAGGATGCGGAGACGACGCCGGGGACGAGTGCTTCGAGGACGGGGACATGTTAAATGGCGAGCCCGAGGACCATGGGGTTGACTTCACCAACAAG CTGGCACTTGTTAGCCCAAATGGAGAGCAGTATGACTCGTTGCTCCGTCAGCTCCGGGACAGGATGGAAGAGGGATGTGGTGAGACCATCTATGTGGTTGGGATGGGCTCAG ATGGTGGTGACTGGGGTCTGGATGAGAAGGATATGGAGGCCTCCGTAGCTACGGTGCACTCTATGTGTGAGCAGCTGGATGCTGACCTCATCCCGCTCCGGGAGCGCAATGAAGCTGCCGGTTTGGTGCGCGACTATCTGATCCGCCGGCGTGTGGGTGAGCTGGACTTCCTGGAGGTCAG GGTTGCAGTTGTGGGTAATGTGGATGCTGGTAAGAGTACTCTGCTGGGCGTGTTAACGCATGGAGAGCTGGACAATGGCAGGGGCTTTGCCCGCCAGAAGCTCTTCAGACACAAGCACGAGATGGAGAGTGGCAGGACCAGCAGTGTGGGCAACGATATCTTGGGGTTTGACCAGGAGGGACAG GTGGTGAACAAACCAGACAGTCATGGAGGAAGCCTGGACTGGACCAAAATCTGTGAGAAGTCGTCCAAGGTCATAACCTTCATAGACCTGGCTGGCCATGAGAAATACCTCAAGACCACTGTGTTTGGGATGACTGGACACCTGCCTGACTTCTGCATGCTCATG GTGGGCAGTAACGCAGGTATCGTAGGGATGACCAAAGAGCACCTGGGTCTGGCCTTAGCCCTGAATGTGCCTGTGTTTGTAGTGGTAACCAAGATAGACATGTGTCCAGCCAACATCCTGCAAG AgacactgaagctgctgcagaggttACTGAAGTCTCCTGGCTGTAGGAAGATCCCCGTCCTCGTACAGAACAAGGATGATGTCATAGTCACAGCTTCAAACTTCAGTTCAGAGAG GATGTGCCCCATCTTTCAGATTTCCAACGTGACTGGAGAGAACATGGACCTGCTCAAGATGTTCCTCAatctgctctcctccaggacTTCCTACCGAGATGACCAGCCAGCTGAGTTTCAGATAGACGACACCTACTCTGTGCCG GGAGTGGGAACAGTAGTATCAGGAACTACTTTACGTGGACTCATTCGCCTGAATGATACAATGCTACTGGGGCCGGACCCCTTAGGCAGCTTCATTCCCATTGCTGTCAAATCAATCCATCGCAAGAGAATGCCTGTGAAGGAGGTCAGAGGTGGCCAGACTGCCTCATTTGCTCtcaaaaag ATCAAGCGTTCGTCCATAAGAAAAGGCATGGTGATGGTTTCTCCGAGGCTGTGTCCACAGGCCACTTGGGAGTTTGAGGCTGAGATCTTAGTGCTGCATCATCCCACTACGATATCCCCCAGATACCAGGCCATGG TCCACTGTGGCAGCATAAGGCAGACAGCCACCATCTTGTCAATGAACAGAGACTGCTTACGGACAGGGGACAAAGCTTCAGTCCACTTTCGCTTCATCAAAACCCCTGAGTACCTGCACTGTGACCAGAGACTGGTGTTCAGGGAGGGTCGTACCAAGGCTGTTGGTACCATCACCAAG CTGTTGCAGTCCACCAATAATATGCCATCAAATTCCAAACCTCCACAAATCAAAATGCAGTCTACAAAGAAGGCACCCCTCCGAAAAGAGGACGGCACGACGGCAGCTGGTGAAGACGGCCCAACGATAGCACAGTCAGCTGGCCCGAATTCGACACAACCT CCAAAGTCTGGGGGAGGTGGAAGGAGAAGGGGTGGCCAGAGGCACAAAGGAAAAGGCCAGAACATCAGCGCCAACTCCACAGCAGCTCCCTCCTCGTCAGGAATAGGAAGCTGCTGA
- the LOC124073757 gene encoding beta-galactoside-binding lectin-like, with translation MVQGMIIKNMSFKVGQIMTIVGVVKPEASSFAVNIGPDDQEITMHINPRFNAHGDVNTVVCNSYQGGTWCEEVREGSFPFQQGEEFKILIEFTPTEFVVTLSDGSKIHFPNRIGAEKYSVINFDGDARIRSVEIK, from the exons ATGGTGCAA GGTATGATCATCAAGAATATGTCCTTTAAGGTCGGGCAGATCATGACCATTGTTGGAGTCGTCAAGCCTGAGGCCTCAAG TTTTGCAGTGAATATTGGTCCTGATGACCAGGAGATCACAATGCATATCAACCCTCGCTTTAATGCCCATGGAGACGTGAATACGGTGGTCTGCAACTCTTACCAGGGAGGCACCTGGTGTGAGGAAGTCCGTGAGGGAAGCTTTCCTTTCCAACAGGGAGAGGAGTTCAAG ATCCTCATTGAATTCACCCCTACAGAGTTCGTGGTAACTTTATCAGATGGCTCTAAAATCCACTTCCCCAACCGCATAGGTGCGGAGAAGTACTCTGTCATCAACTTTGATGGGGATGCTCGTATAAGAAGCGTGGAGATCAAGTAA
- the LOC124073758 gene encoding beta-galactoside-binding lectin-like — protein MVKDMIIKTMSFKVWQTLTIVGVPKAGISDFKVNICPDEKDIAMHINPRFDGYSPNNVVVCNSYQGGNWDEEVRGSSFPFEYEKEFMMIIKFTPAEFQVTLPDGSKIHFPNRFGAGRYPVIKFEKDVCISRVEIS, from the exons ATGGTGAAA GATATGATCATAAAGACCATGTCCTTTAAGGTCTGGCAGACCCTGACCATTGTTGGTGTCCCCAAGGCTGGGATATCAGA TTTTAAAGTGAATATTTGCCCAGACGAAAAGGATATTGCTATGCATATCAACCCTCGTTTTGACGGCTACTCTCCAAACAATGTGGTGGTCTGCAACTCTTACCAGGGAGGCAACTGGGATGAGGAAGTCCGTGGGAGTAGCTTTCCTTTCGAATACGAAAAGGAGTTCATG ATGATCATTAAATTCACCCCTGCAGAGTTCCAGGTGACTTTACCAGATGGCTCTAAAATCCACTTCCCCAACCGCTTCGGTGCGGGGAGGTACCCGGTCATCAAATTTGAAAAGGATGTTTGCATCAGTCGAGTTGAAATCAGTTAA
- the LOC124073759 gene encoding beta-galactoside-binding lectin-like, which yields MVKGMIIKTMSFKVWQTLTIVGVPKAGISDFKVNIGPDEEDVAMHINPRFDGYSPNNVVVCNSYQGGKWDEEVRGSSFPFEYEKEFKMIIKFTPAEFQVTLPDGSKIHFPNRFGAGRYPVINFKEDVCISRVEIS from the exons ATGGTGAAA GGTATGATCATAAAGACCATGTCCTTTAAGGTCTGGCAGACCCTGACCATTGTTGGTGTTCCCAAGGCTGGGATATCAGA TTTTAAAGTGAACATTGGCCCAGACgaagaggatgttgctatgcATATCAACCCTCGTTTTGACGGCTACTCTCCAAACAATGTGGTGGTCTGCAACTCTTACCAGGGAGGCAAATGGGATGAGGAAGTCCGTGGGAGTAGCTTTCCTTTCGAATACGAAAAGGAATTCAAG ATGATCATTAAATTCACCCCTGCAGAATTCCAGGTGACTTTACCAGATGGCTCTAAAATCCACTTCCCCAACCGCTTTGGTGCAGGGAGGTACCCCGTCATCAACTTTAAAGAGGATGTTTGCATCAGTCGAGTTGAAATCAGTTAA
- the LOC124073623 gene encoding beta-galactoside-binding lectin-like isoform X2, producing MGMIIKTMSFKVWQTLTIVGVPKAGISDFKVNICPDEEDVAMHINPRFDGYSPNNVVVCNSYQGGKWGEEVFGSSFPFEYEKEFKMIIKFTPAEFQVTLSDGSKIHFPNRFGAERYPVINFKEDVCISRVEIS from the exons ATG GGTATGATCATAAAGACCATGTCCTTTAAGGTCTGGCAGACCCTGACCATTGTTGGTGTCCCCAAGGCTGGGATATCAGA TTTTAAAGTGAATATTTGCCCAGACgaagaggatgttgctatgcATATCAACCCTCGTTTTGACGGCTACTCTCCAAACAATGTGGTGGTCTGCAACTCTTACCAGGGAGGCAAATGGGGTGAGGAAGTCTTTGGGAGTAGCTTTCCTTTCGAATACGAAAAGGAATTCAAG ATGATCATTAAATTCACCCCTGCAGAATTCCAGGTGACTTTATCAGATGGCTCTAAAATCCACTTCCCCAACCGCTTCGGTGCAGAGAGGTACCCCGTCATCAACTTTAAAGAGGATGTTTGCATCAGTCGAGTTGAAATCAGTTAA
- the LOC124073623 gene encoding beta-galactoside-binding lectin-like isoform X1, with amino-acid sequence MVKGMIIKTMSFKVWQTLTIVGVPKAGISDFKVNICPDEEDVAMHINPRFDGYSPNNVVVCNSYQGGKWGEEVFGSSFPFEYEKEFKMIIKFTPAEFQVTLSDGSKIHFPNRFGAERYPVINFKEDVCISRVEIS; translated from the exons ATGGTGAAA GGTATGATCATAAAGACCATGTCCTTTAAGGTCTGGCAGACCCTGACCATTGTTGGTGTCCCCAAGGCTGGGATATCAGA TTTTAAAGTGAATATTTGCCCAGACgaagaggatgttgctatgcATATCAACCCTCGTTTTGACGGCTACTCTCCAAACAATGTGGTGGTCTGCAACTCTTACCAGGGAGGCAAATGGGGTGAGGAAGTCTTTGGGAGTAGCTTTCCTTTCGAATACGAAAAGGAATTCAAG ATGATCATTAAATTCACCCCTGCAGAATTCCAGGTGACTTTATCAGATGGCTCTAAAATCCACTTCCCCAACCGCTTCGGTGCAGAGAGGTACCCCGTCATCAACTTTAAAGAGGATGTTTGCATCAGTCGAGTTGAAATCAGTTAA